TACAAAGCACTTCGACAACATCACCATCGTAAGCAAGATAACTGTGACCATAAGTATTAAAAGACAAGATGGCTCCTCTTGAAGAAGAACCATTGATATCGGAATCATTCACCGATACAACTTTGGAATCATCCCGGTAAAGGATAAGATAGGTTTCGGCCGCTCGTTTTGCCATACGGACCGTGAGCGTTTCTTCTCCACCATCCTGAACGATGGAAACTTCCAAAGATTTAGCTGCATTCGTACACAAGAGCTCAGTGGCTTGGCTTACTGAACTCACACTTAAAATTCCCATGAAGATATAAAACAGTTTCATTCGTTCCTCCGCCGCCACCTCATACAACGAAGCTATTGTTTCTGAGAAGCCTTGACCGTTTCGCTTGTTTTCTTACAAGGAGTTGCAACTTTGGCTTTCGCTCTATTTCATCGAACAGTTTGAAATTTCCGACGGAGTTTTGCTTTTGACAAATTCGCCGAAGCGTATCAATTTGAGCCCGTATTTCCGCATCCTTTCGCTCCGCTTGTCTTCCCTAATTTCTAGATGAGTGGGGCTTTTTTTTATTCTCGTTGTTCGATTGAAAACAAGAAACACAAATCCATTTTTTCCCTCTTTGTTGGCATCAAATACGCATCCCTTTTCTTTTGTAAACAACAGGTGAAATACGGCGGACATGAGCCGTAAAGCGCGCAAAAACGCTCCCACCTGTAAAGTTTGTGTACTGAGAAGGAGAGAGAAATGAAATCGAAAATTGCCGTTATTGCCCTTGCGTGGACGTTACTACCCCTTCCTGCTTTAAGTTCCGGTTCGCGATCCGCGACCGAAGCGTCTCACTGTGAGACATGCACCATTCAAACATCTGCAGGTCCGCGCATGAAAAATAATTTGCCGTTCGTCGCAGCAACGCTGACTGATATCAACGACAAATTGGATTGGGGCGCGAAGTGCGAAAACTTCGTTGACGACGAAAAGATGGGTGCCTGGGCGAAGGACATTCGCGGGATCTATCTTTCAAGCGATTTTAAGAATCTTGACGAAGGCGCTCGCGACATTCACCGCTTGTGTCCGACATATAGTGAAATGAAACCCACAGATAAAGCCAACTTCTGGGTGCTGGTCATCAACGCCATGGCTCACTATGAAAGTACTTGCGATAAAACGGAAACTGCTAAAGGACCTAACGGAAGCCTCATCGGTCTTTTGCAACTGCACCACGGTAAAGAAGGCGTCTATTCAAAAGGATGCTCAAATGGCGACGGCAATACGGCGCAAGGAACTTTCCGCTGCGCACTTTCCATGCTCAACGATCAGCTTCGCCGTGACGACAATCTTTTTAGCAACAAGTCTTACTGGGATGTTTTAAGACCGAAAGCAGCCAGCAAGCGTGTACCTAGAATCACCAAAGCCATTCAAACTTACACACCTTGCTTTGATGAATCAAAACTCAACGTCAGACAAGCTTCAAACAACGATCAGGAAATCTTCGAAGCACTTAAGGCGATGGAAATCAGAAAAACAGATTCTTACGATATGTAAGAAATGAAAAAACGGGATAAGAAATTATCCCGTTTTCTTTCCCGGCAAAAGCTGAATGCCCAGCGTGTAAACTTCTGAACATTCCCCTTCAGAAAATTTCTGAATATTGTGAGACATCTCACCGTTGCCAGTGCCATTCCGTCTTTTCACCCAGCGTCCGTCACACTCTTCAAGCAAGCCAAGCTTATGCAAAGAAGCCAAGGCCTGCTCTGTTTCTTCAAGACTCATTCCTGTCTTTTGTGCGAGGCTTTCCTTATCCGTTCCCGGCAAATCCAAAGCGGCAAGAACCAAGTAGAAGTCGATATTCCCGACGGGAGGCGTTTGTATCTCCGTCACTGAACGAGTTAAAGAGTATTTCGTCTGATCGGCATAAAGTGCCAGTGCATGCGCATTTTCGTTTTCCGAAAGATGCAGTCCCTTGATGAGCTTTTCCAAAACCTTTTTGGAAAGCGGTCGTTTCGCATTAAAAATTTCTGAAAGATGACCTGGAGACATGTCCAATCGTTGAGCCAAGCCTCGCAACGAAAAGCGCGGGTTGGTATTTTTTAATTCTTCAAACTTCAACTTCAAGAAACTATTTAATTCATCACTCATCATTGTCCCTCAAAAAAAGTATGCCCTAAACTTGACGTTGTACAATTTCTTCCAGAAGAAAAACAAAACATATGTCGAAGTATTAATGCTTCTAAATAAAAAATCTTTATCTAATATGAGAGTGGTTTTCATAAGTGTTCGAGCGTTTCCGTCAAACGCCCTGAGACTGAAATCGCGCCCGTTTTAGTACTGAATTTGCATTCCACTCTTCTGACATTATGAATGTCGTGTGTATTAGTTCATAAGGCCTTAAAGGTCTTCTGCGACATTCGTGAAAAGGCACCTTGCCAAAACGTTAAACAGTGGAGCTCTTTGTGAAGCGCGCGGTTTTATCAGTGACAGTCCTTACGCTTTTGGGTGTTCCTGCCTCTTGGGCAGCAAACACTCAAACCAAAATGTCTTCGGCTCAAGTCCCAGAGGCTTATAGCTGTCCTCTGTTTGAAAATCGCCCCCATGCCGAGCTTATCTCAGCTATTGATACTCTCAACGCCCAAGTCAACGCCTCCCCTGAATGCACAGGCAACCCTTCTGCCAAATCTTTTGGTGAGAATGGCGAGACCATTAAAAAAAGCATCGTCGATATTCAAACGGCGATCAAAGAATCCAAAGCCACTCAGGTGAACTCGGCTGCTCTTGAAAAATCTATGACCGATGCCCTTGCTGCCGTT
This region of Bdellovibrio sp. BCCA genomic DNA includes:
- a CDS encoding helix-turn-helix domain-containing protein, translating into MMSDELNSFLKLKFEELKNTNPRFSLRGLAQRLDMSPGHLSEIFNAKRPLSKKVLEKLIKGLHLSENENAHALALYADQTKYSLTRSVTEIQTPPVGNIDFYLVLAALDLPGTDKESLAQKTGMSLEETEQALASLHKLGLLEECDGRWVKRRNGTGNGEMSHNIQKFSEGECSEVYTLGIQLLPGKKTG